The Candidatus Sulfotelmatobacter sp. DNA segment CGATGCCGTAACCGGTGCCGAAGCACTCGCGAAACATCTCCGCATAGATCGCGAGCGGATCCTGGCCGATCGCGGCGATGAAGATCGCCCCGGCGCCCAGCGCCAGCGCCACCGCCAGCAGAGGCGCCGAGGCCGACAGCAGCCGGCGGCGGCGCTCGAGGTCGGCGGCGTGCGTCGAGGAGGGCGCGGCGATGGGCGCGGCGACGCTCACGCCGCGGCTCCGTCGCGTTTGCCCGCCATGTAGAGACCGAGCGCGCGCTCGTCGGTCTCGGCGGGGCGCGTCTCGTGGACGATCCGGCCCGCGTGCATCACCAGAATGCGGTCGCTGAGCGCGAGGATCTCGGTGAGCTCCGAGGACACCAGCAGAATCGCGCGGCCCGAATCGCGCTGGGCGAGCAGCTTGTCGTGGATCGCTGCGACCGCGCCGAGGTCCACGCCGCGCGTGGGATGCGCGGCCAGCAGGACGGCCGCGCCGCGCGTCAGCTCGCGCGCCACCACCAGCTTCTGCTGATTGCCGCCCGACAGCTGGCGCGCGAGCAGATGGGCGAGCGGCGGGCGCACGTCGAATTGCTCGAGCAGCGGCGCGGCGGCGCGTTCGAGCGCCGAAGGCGTGAGCCAGGGTCCTCGCGCCGGCGGCGACTCGTTCTGGCGGCCGAGCGCCAGGTTCTCGGCCAGCGTCATCTCGGCGACGAGCCCGCGGCGCAGTCGATCGCCGGGGATATGGGCGATTCCGGCGGCGGCGTGCTCGCGCACCGCGCCACGCAGCGGAGCGCCGCCTGCCACGATCTGGCCGCGCGCCACCCCGCGCAATCCCGCCAGCGCTTCGACCAGCTCTTGCTGCCCGTTGCCCTCGACGCCGGCGACGCCCACGATCTCGCCCGCGCGCACCTCGAAGTTGACGCTGCGAACGGCCTCGAGCCCGCGATCCTCCAGCACCACCAGATCGCGCACCTGGAGTTGGGGCGGGCCGGGCTCGCGTGCGGCGCGCGCGCGCAACGGCGGCACCGGGCGGCCGACCATCAGCTCGGCCAGTGCTTCGATGCTGAACTTGGCGGCGGCGCCCGAGCCTACGACGCGGCCGGACCGCATCACCGTGACGCGCTCGGCCAGCGCCTTCACCTCGGCGAGCTTGTGGGTGATGAGGACGATCGTGGCGCCATCGGCCTTGAGCCTCCGCAGCACCGCGAACAGCTCGTCGACTTCCTGCGGCGTCAGCACCGCGGTCGGCTCGTCGAGCACCAGCACTCGAGCGCCGTGATAGAGCGCCTTGAGGATCTCGACCCGCTGCTGTTCACCGACCGACAGCGATCGCACCGGTGCGTCCGCGCGCACCGGAAGGCGCACGCGTTCGGCGAGCTCGCGCACCGCCCGGTTCGCGGCCGAATGGCGAAAGATCCCGATGGCGCCACCGGGTTCGCGGCCGAGCACCACGTTCTCGGCCGCCGTCATGCGATCCACCAGCAGGAAGTGCTGGTGCACCATGCCGAGCCCGCAACGCAGGGCGTCCGCGGGACCGTGGAAGCGTGTGGCGCGGCCGTCGACCTCGATGCTGCCGGAATCGGGGGGCAGGAGACCGCACAGCACTCGCAT contains these protein-coding regions:
- a CDS encoding ABC transporter ATP-binding protein — its product is MPAPELALRHITRRFGPVLANDDVSLTLEPGEIHAIVGENGAGKTTLMRVLCGLLPPDSGSIEVDGRATRFHGPADALRCGLGMVHQHFLLVDRMTAAENVVLGREPGGAIGIFRHSAANRAVRELAERVRLPVRADAPVRSLSVGEQQRVEILKALYHGARVLVLDEPTAVLTPQEVDELFAVLRRLKADGATIVLITHKLAEVKALAERVTVMRSGRVVGSGAAAKFSIEALAELMVGRPVPPLRARAAREPGPPQLQVRDLVVLEDRGLEAVRSVNFEVRAGEIVGVAGVEGNGQQELVEALAGLRGVARGQIVAGGAPLRGAVREHAAAGIAHIPGDRLRRGLVAEMTLAENLALGRQNESPPARGPWLTPSALERAAAPLLEQFDVRPPLAHLLARQLSGGNQQKLVVARELTRGAAVLLAAHPTRGVDLGAVAAIHDKLLAQRDSGRAILLVSSELTEILALSDRILVMHAGRIVHETRPAETDERALGLYMAGKRDGAAA